A single region of the Silene latifolia isolate original U9 population chromosome 8, ASM4854445v1, whole genome shotgun sequence genome encodes:
- the LOC141595541 gene encoding uncharacterized protein LOC141595541 — protein sequence MIKWIWKLLYRPQSIWSRWVHTYVLKGHDFWLATTNISQSWYWNNVVKMKNLLLDITGSPAQALQLLEGCSTNLMYNTRLMYDSVKFCNPKVSWHNLVHGKGCHPKHSFAGMMVMHNALLTIDNLMRRGLALVNRCALCEACSEDVHHIFFNCSYSTHLLNYIGIWLGLSLRSFSLFTIAQDFASRRSTCRQRIGFMATIYYLWNERNVRIFKGVKCSVDTLSVKIKKIVHLRLYGFGLS from the coding sequence ATGATTAAATGGATTTGGAAGCTGCTCTATAGGCCTCAAAGTATTTGGTCAAGATGGGTTCATACATATGTTCTTAAGGGTCATGATTTCTGGTTGGCTACCACCAACATTTCTCAATCATGGTACTGGAACAACGTGGTTAAAATGAAGAATCTTTTGCTTGATATAACTGGATCCCCTGCTCAGGCTCTTCAGTTGCTTGAGGGTTGCTCTACTAACCTTATGTATAATACACGCTTAATGTATGATTCTGTTAAATTTTGCAATCCTAAGGTTAGTTGGCATAATTTGGTTCATGGCAAGGGCTGTCATCCTAAGCACTCCTTTGCTGGGATGATGGTTATGCATAATGCTCTCCTTACTATTGACAATCTGATGCGAAGAGGCCTAGCTTTAGTCAATAGGTGTGCTCTTTGTGAGGCTTGTAGTGAGGATGTCCATCATATCTTCTTTAACTGCTCTTATTCCACGCACCTCCTGAACTATATTGGTATTTGGCTGGGTCTTTCACTACGTTCCTTTTCATTGTTCACTATTGCTCAAGATTTTGCTTCCAGGCGTAGTACTTGCAGGCAGAGGATTGGTTTCATGGCTACTATTTACTACCTTTGGAATGAGAGAAATGTTAGGATATTTAAGGGGGTCAAGTGCTCTGTGGATACTCTTAGTGTCAAAATTAAGAAAATTGTACATTTACGTCTATATGGTTTTGGGCTTTCTTAG